In Candidatus Nitrosotalea sinensis, the sequence GATCTCCTACTTGTTGATTGCAGATCATACAAGGACTATCTGGAAGGACATATTCCTGGAGCAATTAATTTTGATTTTTTCTATTATCATTGGTCTGATACTTCCAAAGATGGAATAGAGGCATTTGAGAAGCAAACACAAAATCTCCTGTCTTTTCTTGGCGTAACAAACGAAAAAACAGTTGTTTTCTATGATGATGTATCTGGTATGAGTGCAGCAAGAGGAGTTTGGACATTGATGTACTTTTCTCACAAAAATGTATTCATGTTAGATGGGGGATTCAAAAAGTGGAAGAGTCTTGGGCTTGTAATGGAAACAACTACCAATGGATTCAAACCCACAAAATTTTCAGGCAAGATAAACAAGGAAATACTGGCAGGATACGAATACGTCAACAAAAAAATTGGTACAGCAAAACTGCTTGATGCAAGAAGCAAAGATGAGTATGATGGAATCACAATACGAGCAGCAAGAAGAGGTCATATTCCAACTGCTGTAAATATTGATTGGGCATTAAATGTAAATGATGACGGTACAATGAAATCAAACAATGATCTTGATAAAATGTATAATTTCTCAAAAGATGATGAAATTATAACATATTGTCAAGGAGGATATCGGGCAGCAAATTCTTTTTTAGCACTCAAAATATTGGGTTTCAAAAATGTAAAGGTCTACATTGGTTCGTGGGGAGAATGGGGAAATAAACTAGAATTACCAGTTACTCTGGAAAAAAACTAGAAATCTTTTGCAATACAACAATGTGTACGATGATCGCATGTTGTTGTTTCTAAAAATTGAAAATACATTTGCAAGAATTAGATTAATATAGCCTCTTTAAATGAGCCTTTGATGATGGTGCTTAACAAGCGTTCAAAATTATCGCTTTTAGTTATCGCTGCAGGATTGACAATCGCACTATCTACATTTGTGTCAACAACTCCTGCTTTTGCAGCAGAAAGTTCTGCTACTAGCAGCGGATTAACAAAACCACTTTTGGCTATTGCAGCAGCAATTGCAATCGCTGGTGGTCTTATTGGTACTGGTAATGCACAGCAAGGTATTGGTGCAGCTGGTATGGGTATTATTGCAGAGAAGCCAGAGAAGTTTGGTCAAGTGCTATTCTTCTTTGTGATTCCAGAAACTCTATGGATCATTGGATTCGTGTTAGGAATCATATTGCTACTGGGCATACTATAGTGGTTTTCGGTAATGAGCATTGAAACGTTCATTCAAGAAATAGAGTCTAGAAAGAGAAAGGAGATTGCAACTCTTGAAAAGGATCTTCAAGAGAGCAAATCTAGGCTTGACGCAGAGATGAATCACACATTAAAGGAGATTCAAGAACGTTTCTCAACTGAAGCTAAAATTAAGTCTGAAAGAGAACAAGCAAGAATAATTGAAGCCTCAAAACTACAAGCAAAGAAGATAATATTTGATGCAGTAAATGCTAACATGCAGTCTGCTTTTGCAGTAATCTACAAAGAGATTGAAACTTACACAAAGAGTCCACAATACAAGAAATCTCTTGAAACCATGGTTAACAATGCCAAAAAGAAACTTGGTCAAAATATTATAGTTCATTGCCGAGAAGAAGACAAATCAATTCTCAAAGAACTTGGTGTATCCACAGACAAGTCAATTAAGACTCTAGGTGGAATTGTAGCGGAAAACAAAGAAGGAACAAGGGAATTGGACCTTACCTTTGAAGAATTACTTAGAACTAATGAAGACCAAGTAAAGAGCTTCCTCTCGGAGAAAATGTAATGCCAACATCACAATATGCATCATCATTTGGAAGACTTCAGGCAATCTCGCTCAATCTTTTATCAAAAGAACAAATGCAAAACCTGATGAAAGCAAAAGATGAAACTGA encodes:
- a CDS encoding sulfurtransferase; the protein is MLISHDDLLKKIDTADLLLVDCRSYKDYLEGHIPGAINFDFFYYHWSDTSKDGIEAFEKQTQNLLSFLGVTNEKTVVFYDDVSGMSAARGVWTLMYFSHKNVFMLDGGFKKWKSLGLVMETTTNGFKPTKFSGKINKEILAGYEYVNKKIGTAKLLDARSKDEYDGITIRAARRGHIPTAVNIDWALNVNDDGTMKSNNDLDKMYNFSKDDEIITYCQGGYRAANSFLALKILGFKNVKVYIGSWGEWGNKLELPVTLEKN
- a CDS encoding F0F1 ATP synthase subunit C → MMVLNKRSKLSLLVIAAGLTIALSTFVSTTPAFAAESSATSSGLTKPLLAIAAAIAIAGGLIGTGNAQQGIGAAGMGIIAEKPEKFGQVLFFFVIPETLWIIGFVLGIILLLGIL
- a CDS encoding V-type ATP synthase subunit E; this translates as MSIETFIQEIESRKRKEIATLEKDLQESKSRLDAEMNHTLKEIQERFSTEAKIKSEREQARIIEASKLQAKKIIFDAVNANMQSAFAVIYKEIETYTKSPQYKKSLETMVNNAKKKLGQNIIVHCREEDKSILKELGVSTDKSIKTLGGIVAENKEGTRELDLTFEELLRTNEDQVKSFLSEKM